The following are from one region of the Capsicum annuum cultivar UCD-10X-F1 chromosome 1, UCD10Xv1.1, whole genome shotgun sequence genome:
- the LOC107874295 gene encoding premnaspirodiene oxygenase isoform X1, producing the protein MQLFNFFSIFLFASFLFLLIKWKNSNSQIRKRLPPGPWKLPLLGSMFHLLGGLPHRVLRDLAKKYGPLMHLQLGEVSLIVVTSPDMAKQVLKTHDLAFASRPRLVAAEIICYNGSDIVFSPYGDYWRQMRKVCILELLSAKNVKSFSSIRRDEVLRMIESFQLSSGQTVNVTKKIFQFASSMTCRSAFGKVFKEQDEFILLVKKVSKLMEGFDLADIFPSLKFLHVLSGMKGKIMKVHHELDAILENIINEHKSNGELGGEGLVAALLRLMKEGGLQFQITNDNIKAIIFDMFAAGTETSSATIDWTMVEMIRNPNVLSKAQAEVRNAFRGKESFDENDVEELKYLKLIVKESFRLHPPFPLLLPRECREEVDINGCTIPLKTKVMINVWAIGRDPKYWNDPKSFKPERFDHNAMDFVGNNFEYLPFGSGRRICPGISFGLANVYFSLAQLLYHFDWKLPTGINPSELDLTESTGATCARKSNLYLIATPYRPC; encoded by the exons ATGCAGCTCTTCAACTTCTTCTCCATTTTCCTTTTCGCGTCTTTCCTCTTTCTGTTGATAAAATGGAAGAATTCCAATAGCCAAATTAGAAAAAGATTGCCTCCAGGTCCATGGAAATTACCTTTACTTGGAAGTATGTTTCATTTGCTAGGTGGACTTCCACATCGTGTTCTTagagatttagccaaaaaatatgGACCACTTATGCATCTTCAACTAGGTGAAGTTTCTCTAATTGTTGTTACTTCTCCCGATATGGCCAAGCAAGTACTAAAAACTCATGACCTTGCTTTTGCATCTAGGCCTAGACTTGTGGCTGCCGAGATTATTTGTTATAACGGGAGTGATATCGTCTTCTCCCCTTATGGAGATTACTGGAGACAAATGCGCAAAGTTTGTATACTGGAATTGCTTAGTGCAAAGAATGTCAAGTCGTTCAGCTCCATTAGACGAGATGAAGTTCTTCGTATGATTGAATCTTTTCAATTGTCTTCTGGTCAGACAGTTAATgtaacaaaaaagatttttcaattcGCGAGCTCTATGACTTGTAGATCAGCATTTGGAAAAGTATTTAAGGAACAAGACGAATTTATATTACTAGTCAAGAAAGTGTCAAAATTAATGGAAGGGTTTGATCTGGCTGATATATTTCCATCACTGAAATTTCTTCATGTGCTAAGTGGAATGAAGGGTAAAATTATGAAAGTCCACCATGAGTTAGATGCCATTCTCGAAAacatcatcaatgaacacaagaGCAATGGTGAATTAGGAGGTGAAGGTTTAGTTGCCGCACTGCTAAGACTAATGAAAGAAGGAGGCCTTCAATTTCAAATCACCAACGACAACATCAAAGCTATTATTTTT GACATGTTTGCTGCGGGAACAGAAACTTCATCAGCAACAATTGATTGGACCATGGTGGAAATGATAAGGAATCCAAATGTACTCTCCAAAGCTCAAGCAGAGGTAAGAAACGCCTTCAGAGGAAAAGAAAGTTTTGATGAAAATGATGTTGAAGAGTTGAAATACCTAAAATTGATCGTCAAAGAAAGTTTCAGACTCCATCCTCCATTTCCCCTTTTGCTCCCAAGGGAATGTAGGGAAGAAGTAGACATAAACGGCTGCACCATTCCTTTGAAAACAAAAGTTATGATTAATGTATGGGCTATTGGAAGAGATCCTAAATATTGGAATGACCCAAAAAGTTTTAAGCCTGAAAGATTTGACCACAACGCTATGGATTTTGTTGGTAATAATTTTGAATATCTTCCCTTTGGTAGTGGAAGGAGAATTTGCCCTGGGATATCATTTGGCTTAGCTAATGTGTATTTTTCACTGGCTCAATTGTTGTATCACTTTGATTGGAAACTTCCTACTGGAATCAATCCAAGTGAATTGGACTTGACTGAGTCGACTGGAGCAACTTGTGCTAGAAAGAGTAATCTTTACTTGATAGCAACTCCTTATCGACCTTGTTAA
- the LOC107874295 gene encoding premnaspirodiene oxygenase isoform X2, translated as MRKVCILELLSAKNVKSFSSIRRDEVLRMIESFQLSSGQTVNVTKKIFQFASSMTCRSAFGKVFKEQDEFILLVKKVSKLMEGFDLADIFPSLKFLHVLSGMKGKIMKVHHELDAILENIINEHKSNGELGGEGLVAALLRLMKEGGLQFQITNDNIKAIIFDMFAAGTETSSATIDWTMVEMIRNPNVLSKAQAEVRNAFRGKESFDENDVEELKYLKLIVKESFRLHPPFPLLLPRECREEVDINGCTIPLKTKVMINVWAIGRDPKYWNDPKSFKPERFDHNAMDFVGNNFEYLPFGSGRRICPGISFGLANVYFSLAQLLYHFDWKLPTGINPSELDLTESTGATCARKSNLYLIATPYRPC; from the exons ATGCGCAAAGTTTGTATACTGGAATTGCTTAGTGCAAAGAATGTCAAGTCGTTCAGCTCCATTAGACGAGATGAAGTTCTTCGTATGATTGAATCTTTTCAATTGTCTTCTGGTCAGACAGTTAATgtaacaaaaaagatttttcaattcGCGAGCTCTATGACTTGTAGATCAGCATTTGGAAAAGTATTTAAGGAACAAGACGAATTTATATTACTAGTCAAGAAAGTGTCAAAATTAATGGAAGGGTTTGATCTGGCTGATATATTTCCATCACTGAAATTTCTTCATGTGCTAAGTGGAATGAAGGGTAAAATTATGAAAGTCCACCATGAGTTAGATGCCATTCTCGAAAacatcatcaatgaacacaagaGCAATGGTGAATTAGGAGGTGAAGGTTTAGTTGCCGCACTGCTAAGACTAATGAAAGAAGGAGGCCTTCAATTTCAAATCACCAACGACAACATCAAAGCTATTATTTTT GACATGTTTGCTGCGGGAACAGAAACTTCATCAGCAACAATTGATTGGACCATGGTGGAAATGATAAGGAATCCAAATGTACTCTCCAAAGCTCAAGCAGAGGTAAGAAACGCCTTCAGAGGAAAAGAAAGTTTTGATGAAAATGATGTTGAAGAGTTGAAATACCTAAAATTGATCGTCAAAGAAAGTTTCAGACTCCATCCTCCATTTCCCCTTTTGCTCCCAAGGGAATGTAGGGAAGAAGTAGACATAAACGGCTGCACCATTCCTTTGAAAACAAAAGTTATGATTAATGTATGGGCTATTGGAAGAGATCCTAAATATTGGAATGACCCAAAAAGTTTTAAGCCTGAAAGATTTGACCACAACGCTATGGATTTTGTTGGTAATAATTTTGAATATCTTCCCTTTGGTAGTGGAAGGAGAATTTGCCCTGGGATATCATTTGGCTTAGCTAATGTGTATTTTTCACTGGCTCAATTGTTGTATCACTTTGATTGGAAACTTCCTACTGGAATCAATCCAAGTGAATTGGACTTGACTGAGTCGACTGGAGCAACTTGTGCTAGAAAGAGTAATCTTTACTTGATAGCAACTCCTTATCGACCTTGTTAA